Within the Deltaproteobacteria bacterium genome, the region GGCGCTGAAGATGGACCCCGTCGTGCTGCGCAAGCAGAATGGTTACAACGAGGGCGACAAATTCGTCACCGAAGAGACGCTGCGGGCGATTGGTTTGAAAGAGTGCATCGATGAGGTGGCGAAATCGATCGGGTGGGAGACGCGAGACAGAGAGTTTGACGGTCGTAGGGGCGTATTGCCATACGCCCGTCCGGTTCAAGGGTCAACCGGATCAAACCTTCGGCGCGGCAAAGGATTGGCCTGCATGATCAAGGCGACGATCACGCCTTCTATTTCCTGCGCGGTGGTGAAATTGAACGAGGATGCGAGTCTGTCCATTTATTCCGGAACCGTGGAGATGGGGCAGGGGTCGGAGACGGTGCTGGCGCAGATCGCCGGCAAGGAGTTGGGGATTGCGATGTCGACCATTCAAGTGCTCGGCGTCGACACCGATGTGGTGCCCTACGATTTGACCACTTCGTCGAGCCGCTCGACTTTTCACATGGGTAAGGCGGTGCAGTTGGCGGCTCAGGATATTCTACGCCAACTAAAACAGATCGTCGTCAAAGAATATAATATTCCAGAAGACAAAATCACTTTCGCCGACGGCAAGATTCGCTTGCCGGAAAGCCAGCTCGATTATTCTGAAGTCATGTTCAAGCGCTTCGGCATGCAGGGCGGCACTTTAGTCGGCGAAGGACAGGTGAAGACTTCGACCAAAGATGAGTTCGGCGAAAAGAGCACTTCGGCTTTTTGGTTTCTCGCCGCCGGCGCCGCCGAAGTCGAAGTCGATATCGACACCGGCAAATTCAAATTGCTCAAGTACGCCAGCGCCGTCGATGTCGGCAAGGCGCTCAACCCGCTGGGCTGCCAGCAACAGCTTAACGGCGCGGCGATCACCGGCATGGGCCAGGCGATGTTCGAGGAGATCGCCTACGACGGCGGCCAACTGATCAATCCGAATCTCGTCGACTACGTGTTGCCGTCGCTGGGCGACATGCCGCCGGTAATCGATTCGATCTCAGTCGAATTTCCCGATCGCAACGGGCCCTTCGGCGCCAAAGGCATCGGCGAGAGCGCGCTGATCCCGGTTGCGCCCGCCATCGCCAACGCGATCTACGACGCCGTCGGCGTGCGCATTCGCGATCTGCCGATCAAAGCGGAGAAAATCTTTCTTGCATTGGCGCAAGCTAAATCTTAATCTGAAGTCTATGAAAACGGTTTGGCAGCGTGGGTTAAAAACTCTCATTGCAATCACTTGCGCGACGCAGCTGACGGCCTGCATGTCGGAGGCGTTGGATCGTCAAGCCGAGCAGATTCGTCAGCAGAATGACGAGATCGCGCGGCAGCGCCAAGAAATCGAAGCGCTCGCCGCCGGCAAGCAAGTTCAGGATCAAAAGCAGCAGGATTGCAGCCGCGCCTTTCGCGACTATTTCGACAAAGCCCAGCTGTCGACCAACCGCGAGCAAACGATCGCACTTTATCGCCAGGGTTTGCAGATTTGTGCCGACGACGATGTCGCCCATTACGAACTCGGCCGCGCCCTAGTGGACGCCGGGCGACGCGCCGAAGCTGAGAAAGAGTTCGAAGCTGCGTTGAAAATCAATCCAGGTTTCGCAGAGGCCCGCCGCCAACTCGATGCCGTACGGAGCAACCGTTGAGTCCATTAAATTTTATCCCTTCTTTAGTAAATCCAATAAGCGCTGACTGCCAGCGCTGCCGCACTTCTATGCC harbors:
- a CDS encoding xanthine dehydrogenase family protein molybdopterin-binding subunit encodes the protein MELADIGKTFRRLDYETKVTGRAQYLADMSVPGMLHGKILRSPYPHARITRIDATKAEKVPGVMAVLTRDDILHDEGIEPFYGPVFKDQTIVATEKVRHVGDPVAAVAALTMEAAEAALKLIEVDYEELPAVVNIAEALKPGAMLVHDSVKLPASGFADLADLKPIDGTNLCTHFKLNRGDIDKGFAEADQVFEDIFTLPATQHCFLETHACIASVEPGGRITVWATTQNPFVVRTQLANIFKVPVSKVRVIVPYLGGGYGGKVYPKVEPITVALSQKAGRPVRLVLSREEVFYTITKHAAVIRMKTGVKNDGTLIARECEIHLDTGAYAEIGPRVAKKSGYTAAGPYKIPNLKIDSYSVYTNKPPAGAFRGFGVSQSAWAVESQMDIIAAALKMDPVVLRKQNGYNEGDKFVTEETLRAIGLKECIDEVAKSIGWETRDREFDGRRGVLPYARPVQGSTGSNLRRGKGLACMIKATITPSISCAVVKLNEDASLSIYSGTVEMGQGSETVLAQIAGKELGIAMSTIQVLGVDTDVVPYDLTTSSSRSTFHMGKAVQLAAQDILRQLKQIVVKEYNIPEDKITFADGKIRLPESQLDYSEVMFKRFGMQGGTLVGEGQVKTSTKDEFGEKSTSAFWFLAAGAAEVEVDIDTGKFKLLKYASAVDVGKALNPLGCQQQLNGAAITGMGQAMFEEIAYDGGQLINPNLVDYVLPSLGDMPPVIDSISVEFPDRNGPFGAKGIGESALIPVAPAIANAIYDAVGVRIRDLPIKAEKIFLALAQAKS
- a CDS encoding tetratricopeptide repeat protein, whose amino-acid sequence is MKTVWQRGLKTLIAITCATQLTACMSEALDRQAEQIRQQNDEIARQRQEIEALAAGKQVQDQKQQDCSRAFRDYFDKAQLSTNREQTIALYRQGLQICADDDVAHYELGRALVDAGRRAEAEKEFEAALKINPGFAEARRQLDAVRSNR